ATTAATCCAAAGTTGAGCATCACGGCTATTGTACTTAGTTTCTTCCGTGTGGACTACCTTGTAAAATTCAATTATTTGCTCTGGGCTATATAAACCATTTCTGAAGCATTCAATTTTGAATTGAGCATTATTCATTTTTTCAGTTCCTTAATATTCATTATATGATACGCAATGAACCGCATTTTTTTGAAGCATTAGAAATCTAAACATCAAAAAAATGCGGGTGACTATTACCCCTATTTATTTTCAAATAAGAGCCTTAAATATAATTGCCAATCTTTATATATTAATTTTGAATGCTTCATATTTTCCTCTGTAGTGAATTGACCCCCTTCAGGGGGTCAACTGTTTTATGCGTATGATGATGTATAGCAGCGTTTATAAACTTTTGTACCTGTCGGCAATAATTCAAAATCTAATACTGTTGCATTTGCAGACTGATGAATCACGATATAGTTATCCATGATCTTTTTTTTCATTGGCTCTTTGCTGGTAAATTCATTCGGTAAAGGCACAACATAACCTTGCATTGAACCTGTTGCATCATAAGCCTGTTTAAGTTCACGGATGACACAATATGCCCGGCTTTTCTCAATAACTTGATAGAAGTCTACATTTGTTTGCTCATATCCCCATGAGGTATATAAGATCGTCCCGATCTCTAACTGATCACGGAATTTTTTAATTCGGGCTTTTTGTTCTTCCTTGTTCTTGATGGCGTTTTGATGGCTCAAGTTGTCTGATTGAATATTTTGAGAAACAGCTTCTTTCATACGTTCAACTGTTTTAAATCTAGTGTAGATAAAAGGGGGTCGTTTGCGGGAGAGGGCGAAATCCTACGCTAAGGCTTTGGCCAACGATATTCTCCGGTAAGATTGATGTGTTCCCAGGGGATAGGAGAAGTCGCTTGATATCTAGTATGACGTCTGTCGCACCTGCTTGATCGCGGCCGCGATAGCTAGATCGCGTTGCTCCTCTTCTCCATCCGCGTTCCAAGCTGCGGAAAGGCACCCATAAGCGTACGCCTGGTCGAGCAGGCGACGCGGATCGACGTCCAGCGCACGAGAGAATGCGTCCGCCATCTGTGCAATGCGTCTAGGATCGAGACAAAGGTCGTCTCTGTCAGCCGGATCGTAGAACATATTGGCGGCGCCAAAGCCCACTTCACCGACCAGACCGACGGGATCTATCACCAGCCAGCCGCGACTGGAGAACATGATGTTTTCATGATGCAGATCGCCATGTAGCCCACGCAGTTCCGAGGCATTGCTCATCATTTGATCGGCTATAATCGCCGCGTGGACGTAGTCAGTTTGACAACCTGCGTTTTGATCATCGCGCGCCCGCTGAAACAAAGCTGCAAAGCGATCCCGGATCGGGAGAAGGGCAGAAGGCAGGGGTTCCTCAGATGCGGCATACAGCTTCGCCATTAGTTCCGCTGCAATTTCGGTCGCCTGGTAGTCGCCGTGCTCGGCAACGATGTGAGAGAGCATTCGCTCCCCGGCATATTCGAGCAACATCAGATTGTTCTCACGACCGAGCAACCGGACTGCTCCCCTCCCATTGCGCCATACCAGATAGTCGGCCCCGCGCAGTTCATCAGCAATGTCTTCTATAGGTTTCAATCCCTTGACGATTGCAGGAGTCCCGTCTGGCAATGAAACTTTCCAAACGAGGCTGGAAAAGGTGTCCGCAATGAGAACAGGTTGCGAAACGTGCCAATGAGCAGGAAAAACAGGCGGCATGAACATCAACCCCAAGTCAGAGGGTCCAATCGCAGATAGAAGGCAAGGCGTTCGCGGTCGGGGGCTTCGATCCCCAATACATTGAATAGGACAGCGAAGGCGCGCTCTGCTTCATCTGGCGCTGCCCAGTTCTCTTCGGCGTTAGCAATCATGAGTGCCAAATCGGCATAGCGATCTGCTGTTCCGAGCCGCCCAAGGTCGATCAGACCCGTGCATTGAAGAGTTTTAGGGTCCACCATGAAGTTCGGCATGCAGGGATCACCATGGCAAACAACCATATCGGTGCGCTCTTGGTCGAGCCGCACCGGTAGCTCTCGTTCGACACGAGCCAAAAGATCGAGCTGCGGCGTACTCTTGTCCTCGTCCGGTAAGAAGTCGGGATTGACGGCATTGCGGGACACCACATCAACGGCGCGTCCGAACATTCGCGACAGCCTGCGCTCAAACGGACATTGATCAACCGATAGGCTGTGAACAGCGCCAAGTTGCTGCCCCATTGACGGCCACGCTTTGAGCAAATCCGCTCCAGACAGATCAGCCGCCGGTACTCCCGGAATTGCCGTTATCACCAAGCATGCACCCTCCTGTTCCTCCTGCCAGTTGATCACCTCGGGGCAAGCCACACCTCGACCTTTGAGCCAAATGAGGCGGTCACGCTCTCCAGCGAGCTCACCGCGGCGGGAAGCAGGTGCGATTTTCGCGAAGGCATGCCCGTCACCACGTCGAAAAACAAAATCACCAGATTCTCCGCCTCTGACAGGCAACCAGTCAGAATGCGATTCACCAAAAAAAATATTAGTTCGATTCAATGGAGGTTCCTTCAGTTTTCTGATGAAGCGCTCTGTACACGACAAAAATAGATAACTCATTGAAATAATGTCACAATAATTGTTTTCTAACGACGAATACTATGACACATCTCAATGAGTTATATCTTATCTTAAACAAATCTCTAAAATGGAACAAGTCACATTTAAAGTGCTTTGCGCTCATCATGCTTGTGATTATTTTAAAGCAAACATGTAATCTTTCTTCTGCATCTAAAGCCTTGCCCATCAAGTGTTTACCACAATCATTTTATCGACGTATGCAGCGCTTCTTTGCAGGTCAGTATTTTGATTATCGTCAAATTTCTCAGTTGATTTTCAATATGTTTTCATTCGACCAAGTGCAACTGACTTTAGATAGAACCAATTGGAAATGGGGAAAACGAAATATTAATATCCTGATGCTCGCAATCGTTTATCGTGGAATAGCGATACCTATCCTTTGGACATTGCTTAATAAACGTGGAAATTCAGATACGAAAGAGCGTATTGCTTTGATTCAACGCTTTATAGCCATTTTTGGTAAAGACCGTATTGTGAATGTGTTCGCAGACAGAGAGTTTATCGGTGAGCAGTGGTTTACATGGTTAATTGAACAAGACATCAACTTCTGCATTCGTGTTAAAAAAACTTCATTGTCACCAATCATTTAGGAAAGAATCATAAAATTAGTGATTTATTTCGCCATCTTAAAGTTGGTCAAATTGAATGTCGTAAACGACGGATTTTGGTTGGTCGGGTGAAACTATATATAAGTGCACTACAGTTAGAAAATGGAGAGCTTTTACTCGTCGTTTCTCCTCAGTTTAATGCCAATGCTATTCAGGATTATGCATTACGCTGGGAAATTGAAACCTTATTCAGTTGTCTCAAAGGACGCGGGTTTAATCTTGAAAATACGCGCTTGACAGACCCTAGACGAGTGAAAAAATTGATTGCGGTGTTAGCTATAAGCTTCTGTTGGTGTTACTTAACGGGTGAATGGCAACATAATCAAAAAAAAGCGATAAAAATAAAGAAGCATGGACGACTCTCAATGAGTTTATTTCGCTATGGTTTAGACTATGTTCAAATGGCGATTCAGCGTTTAATTGGTTTTGGGAAAAAAGAAGAGTTTAAGGAAATTTTGGCAATTTTAAGAAAGCAGAATCCTGATAGGATAAGGGTTCTGTGAAATTTGTCGTGTACAGAGATTAAATTGTTTATTTCATTTTAAAGTCTTTTCAACACTATGTTTTAAACATTCAATCAGGCGATAGATTGGATGTAGATACTATGACTTAAATCTTGATTTTCTGCTTAGGCTATTTTAAAAAATGCTCTACCCATTGTTCAGCAGCACTTCAGGTCAACACGAGTATTCATCATGCTCTCGCCATCTTTAAATAATCGTATATTAACAAATTAACTCTGTATCTCTTTACTTTTTAGGACGGGTTCTAGACTCAGTTTCTGCGCAATAAACTGGATAAAGACCTCTATTTTCGGAGCTAAATAGCGTGTAGGTGGATAAAGCAACCAAGCATCTCCACTATAATAAGTCTTGAAATGCCAATCTGGTAATACTTGAATCAGTGCTTGGCTATTTAAAGCATGTCTCGCCATAAAATACGGCAAACTTGCAATGCCCATATGCTTTAAAGCCGCATCTAGACGGATACCCGTATGATTTGCTGAATAACGTCCTTTTACAGTCACACTGGTGGTTTTATTGCCTTTTTGAAATTTCCACTTTGAATCGCTGACTTGTTCACCCAAATAAATACATTGATGTTGGCTTAAATCACTCGGCTGCTGAGGTGTTCCCTTCTTTTTTAAATACTCGGCTGTCGCCACTAAAACATGGTCAATGCGAATGAGCTGTCGGCCCTTTAAGCCCAACGGTGGCTCATTAGTAATACGTATAGCTAGGTCAATTTCATCGTCAATAAAATCTATCAACCGATCTTCCAGTAACAGTTGAATATCTATTTGCGGATACAGTTCAAGAAACTCGGGGATATAGGGGTGAATCAGATAATGCCCTACGGCTTTCGGGACACTAATCCGAACGGTGCCACTCGGTTCAGTATTAAATTTGCCTGAATGTTCAATCACTGCTTGGGCGGCTCTAACCATCTCTGAACAATGGTCATAAGTTTGTTTTCCACTTTCACTTAAACGCAATTTTCGCGTTGTTCTTTCGAGTAGCCGTGTTCCTAAAGCCCGTTCCAATCGGCTAATGGCTTTACTCACTGCAGACGGCGTATTTCCAAACTGTCGTGCAGTTTCTGAAAAACTGCCAGTCTCCACAACCTTGACAAAAATAGCCATTTCTTGGAGTAAAGCTATACTTTGATTTGTGCTCATGAGGAAAAAGTAATTTAATTTTTTACTAGATTATCATCAATAATTAAGCCTCATATAATCTTTTCTGTGAAATTTTGACAGAGATAACCATGACTCAAGCTTTATATCTATCCGACATCACTCAAGCTGAGGTAGAGGTTCTAACTTGTGAACCCACTGAAGATGGTCGATTTGCCATTCAGCTCTCCAACACACCGTTTCACCCGCAAGGTGGTGGTCAACCCAGTGATGTAGGTAAAATCAATGATGTAGATGTGCTTCATGTTGTCATGCAAAATGATCAAATTATTCATTATTCTAATCACGCCACTACATTAGGTCTGGCGCAAGCACGAGTTGACCTCAACCGACGACGTTGTCACAGTCGCCTACACTCCGCAGGACACTTAATCGGGCATGTAATGCAAGCATTTGGCTGGGAACCTACCAAAGCACAGCACTGGCCAGAGGAATGCAAAGTCCAATTTGTCAAACAGGACCATTCTGAAGACCAAGATTTAGAAACTTTAGAGCTTCTATGTAATCAATATATTTCTAGCCAACTCGTCAGAGTGACTCAACAAAATGCTGATGGCTACCGTGAAGTCAGTTTTGGCGATTTACCTACATTTCCCTGTGGCGGAACCCATGTCCAAAATTTATCTGAAATTGGGACGCTCGAAATTACAGGCTATAAACTTAAAAAAGATAAATTAACCGTGAGCTATCGCGTTTCGGATGAGCATCAATAATATGTGGATGCAATATAGTTCAGAATTTTTAGCTTTGGCTTTGGTGCATTTTTTTGCGGTCCTTTTACCTGGTCCCGACTTCGCCATTACGGTTAGAAATAGCGTGCGCTATGGCTATGCAATTGGGTGCATCACGGCTATTGGAATTGGTCTAGGAATTTCCGTTCATGTTTTATATACCCTTGTAGGCTTGGGCATTGTTATTCAACAAAGTCCGTGGTTCATGCTTATTTTGAGAATAGCAGGCGCACTATATTTAATTTATTTAGGTTGGAGCTTATTACGTGCTCCCTCTGCCAATATCGATCCCTCGATTGAAGAAACTACCAATATGCCTTTGAGTCAAAGCAAAGCCTTTATAACAGGCTTTATGACCAATGCACTCAATCCCAAAGCGACTATTTTTTTTCTGGCTATATTTACTACACTGGTCAGCCCGACAACCCCGATGAAAGTGCAATTTGCTTATGGGGTATGGATGTGTAGTATTAATGCACTCTGGTTCATGCTGGTCGCTGTTTTGTTTTCTCGCCCCATCGTTCGACAGCAATTTTTAAAGATGGGTAAACAGTTTGAACGATTGATGGGGCTCATATTAATCACTCTGGCACTAAAGCTTTTGTTTACCCATTTATGATGTTTTATAACTGCAACAACTGTCTAATTATTCAAATTGCTTAACCACCGACATCCCGAATAATCGGATAAAATATAAGCAGCAAATTTTTAATCATTAAAGACGAAGTCATCTCACTAAAATTTGGCTTCACTTTAATTTCTTATATTTTGAAAATGCTTTTTAAATAAAAATTATTAAAGTAAATCTGTATTAAAAATGATCACATCAGCCATACTGTATTTTTATATCACATGGTAAAAAATATACATAAAAAAGGGGCTGGCATGAAATTTAAAACATATTTATTTATTTCACTCGGTATTTCTCTAAGCCAAAGTACAGTGGCAGAAAGCTTTACTGAGACCTTTCACGGCGCACCAAAACTAAATCTTAACCTATATGCCTTTGGTGCAGATGTCGATGGAAAAATAGGCCAAAGACACTTAAGT
This DNA window, taken from Acinetobacter sp. WCHA55, encodes the following:
- the aph(3'')-Ib gene encoding aminoglycoside O-phosphotransferase APH(3'')-Ib; its protein translation is MNRTNIFFGESHSDWLPVRGGESGDFVFRRGDGHAFAKIAPASRRGELAGERDRLIWLKGRGVACPEVINWQEEQEGACLVITAIPGVPAADLSGADLLKAWPSMGQQLGAVHSLSVDQCPFERRLSRMFGRAVDVVSRNAVNPDFLPDEDKSTPQLDLLARVERELPVRLDQERTDMVVCHGDPCMPNFMVDPKTLQCTGLIDLGRLGTADRYADLALMIANAEENWAAPDEAERAFAVLFNVLGIEAPDRERLAFYLRLDPLTWG
- a CDS encoding IS4-like element ISAba1 family transposase (programmed frameshift); protein product: MTHLNELYLILNKSLKWNKSHLKCFALIMLVIILKQTCNLSSASKALPIKCLPQSFYRRMQRFFAGQYFDYRQISQLIFNMFSFDQVQLTLDRTNWKWGKRNINILMLAIVYRGIAIPILWTLLNKRGNSDTKERIALIQRFIAIFGKDRIVNVFADREFIGEQWFTWLIEQDINFCIRVKKNFIVTNHLGKNHKISDLFRHLKVGQIECRKRRILVGRVKLYISALQLENGELLLVVSPQFNANAIQDYALRWEIETLFSCLKGRGFNLENTRLTDPRRVKKLIAVLAISFCWCYLTGEWQHNQKKAIKIKKHGRLSMSLFRYGLDYVQMAIQRLIGFGKKEEFKEILAILRKQNPDRIRVL
- a CDS encoding LysR family transcriptional regulator, with product MSTNQSIALLQEMAIFVKVVETGSFSETARQFGNTPSAVSKAISRLERALGTRLLERTTRKLRLSESGKQTYDHCSEMVRAAQAVIEHSGKFNTEPSGTVRISVPKAVGHYLIHPYIPEFLELYPQIDIQLLLEDRLIDFIDDEIDLAIRITNEPPLGLKGRQLIRIDHVLVATAEYLKKKGTPQQPSDLSQHQCIYLGEQVSDSKWKFQKGNKTTSVTVKGRYSANHTGIRLDAALKHMGIASLPYFMARHALNSQALIQVLPDWHFKTYYSGDAWLLYPPTRYLAPKIEVFIQFIAQKLSLEPVLKSKEIQS
- a CDS encoding LysE family translocator, giving the protein MWMQYSSEFLALALVHFFAVLLPGPDFAITVRNSVRYGYAIGCITAIGIGLGISVHVLYTLVGLGIVIQQSPWFMLILRIAGALYLIYLGWSLLRAPSANIDPSIEETTNMPLSQSKAFITGFMTNALNPKATIFFLAIFTTLVSPTTPMKVQFAYGVWMCSINALWFMLVAVLFSRPIVRQQFLKMGKQFERLMGLILITLALKLLFTHL
- a CDS encoding aminoglycoside O-phosphotransferase APH(6)-Id; this encodes MFMPPVFPAHWHVSQPVLIADTFSSLVWKVSLPDGTPAIVKGLKPIEDIADELRGADYLVWRNGRGAVRLLGRENNLMLLEYAGERMLSHIVAEHGDYQATEIAAELMAKLYAASEEPLPSALLPIRDRFAALFQRARDDQNAGCQTDYVHAAIIADQMMSNASELRGLHGDLHHENIMFSSRGWLVIDPVGLVGEVGFGAANMFYDPADRDDLCLDPRRIAQMADAFSRALDVDPRRLLDQAYAYGCLSAAWNADGEEEQRDLAIAAAIKQVRQTSY